The segment ttcattcaattttatttacaggCTTGTAGCAATGAACTGTTTTTCACTGTAATATGAGTTTTCATGACAGTCATTCGGttattaaagataaaaaaaagccTATGGCCTTTTTAACATATGCTTTTAATTTAAGTATGAGACAGTAAATGCAGTCCTatgtattgtattttcttttcttgtttgatTGGTTTTATTTAGGCAAATCAATTAAATgtcagtttaaatatattttttaaattgtttaggTTTTTATGCctacatgtcaaaatgtttttttcggGCTAATATCTGGCATCTAGAGATAATAGGCCGATGTCTGCACTCACGAACAGGGTAGtgagggttactttaaaaatgtaatccgaTAACATCACTAATTAcctgttaaaaatgtatttagtaaCCTAATCTGAGTATCACAAAATTAATTTCCTTTAACTTTGGATAACCTCAATGCCAAATATGCAAATAACGACAACAGAAAAGAAATATCAATAAGATAGCTTTTAGGTtggttaacgttagcttactGGATTTAGGAGTCActcaggtcgccatggtagtgacttgtcaatcacaaggtagccccgccctaaatcATCCCCTGCGTTATCGtccattttcctctaaatgggaccataatttactaaatgaacatcatgctgtgttgaagaagacttgaaactagcgactgagaccataaactcattaggaaagtgttagtgttagtgtttaGTACTGATGTactaaatcagctgagaagtagcctcatctcacttctttttgcaaccagtggagtcgacccctgctggctgttggaaagaatgcaggtttaagaaaCTTCCGTATCAGCTTCACTTTTAGGATCGGAGGTTCCCGTTTGGGCAGAAATTATACAGCTGGTAAGCAAAGGCAGTGTTGCACGGTTGAGTTTGGTTaccatttttttgtttccaaACTACGTAACGCTGTTCTATGTATTCCATTACTGCCCAAGCCTTCACTCACAAGGCCGATAAACAGAAAGTGTCTACGGACACGTCTGCAGGCAGCCTCGTCAGTGAATTGCTGGTGAAAGATGTCAGCGCTCCCTCTTGTGAGTTTTGAGAAGGTGTTGAAAGAGTTAGTTCGGATCCCTAAATCTCCTCAGTCACCATCGTCTTTGAACTCACAGCAGATCTAATCTAACAGCATTACTGGCTAGTGTTAATcatgttatactgtagagaataatgtaGAGAAAGAACTCTCCCTTACACAGCAGTCATGTTCTGAAATCAGCATAACCTTTGTGATgtctttttctatttcattcattaataaaacttccatcaaaaacaacatgttactgGCTGAGTtaacatgtatattagattgtgcTCTGCGTGAAATAATGGAATTACATGACtttgctttgatagcggcattATATATCAGCCGCCCTGCTCTCTAAGTATCAGCATCAGCCATTGAAAAACCCGTATCGGTCGACCACAAGTAATAAGAGATCTGATGTGATGCTACACTGCTGGTTGTCCTATAACTGGACAGGTTGGTAACACTCAATCCTACATCAAACCGACCTTTAGGTGTGTCCCAGTAGACGAACGAGTCCACCAATGACCAGCCTTTGCGGTAGTAGGCGGCAGTCAGctccagccaatcagcttcCAAGGAGCTGACCACCTGGCCCTTCCTGGACACACGCATGGAGAGCGCCCCCTGGTGGTACTGACAGGCCAGTGAGTCCAGAGGAGCGCAGCCCGGAGCCCAGGAGTGGAAGAAGACCAGCAACCTCAAGTCTggaagaaagggagggagaggatgaggaggaagactGGAACACTACATTACTTAGGTTTGTTATTACAACACTGCCTGTTAATGTTCGGGTACGTGAACAGTTTAGTTTTAGAGTACTCGCATCTGAAAATGTGAAAGATGGGTTTCAATCTCAGGATAGAGAATGGGGTATTACTGGTTAAAACCTGAATCACCTTGAGTGGTTAAGGTGACAGCAGGTACGCCGAGGCACAGAAATCAGCAAAATCAACaaacagatagagagagagataaaagaaACGAGTGTAAGAAGAAGAGCAGCGAGTAACTCACCAGGACTGTAGGTGTtttcctccagctctctgtctcCAGGCGGTGTACCAGGAGGGGTATGTGGAGGGGATCGACAGCCCCTCTTCGGACTGTGTACCCTGCCATTGGTGATCCCGCTCGTCTGCTGGAGGACCGAGCCGACAAATCGAACACCCCCACGAGCACTGCTGTTCACCTGCCAGAAAGACAAACCCAGAGTCAGCCACACACTGTAAACATCTACTCACCATTAGAGCAAATCAGTGCTGAGGACAGTATTACTTTCCACCACACACGTAGTGGTGCTTGGAAACTAAGAGAAACCAGAGAAAGACTGAGTGTGTAAAAAGTGTGATATGCATCACTTGCAGTGATGGCTCTTAAATGCCTAAAGAGGTACAAGTGTCTAATATATCAGTAATTTTAGGGTTTTTATATATCTGAATAAATATCcagtactttactttttttaatgattttagagtcaaataaaaggtttgtctccaacatttaacatattttatgGATTTTTATATATCTGAAAAGATAGGATCCCTTATTTAAGTTTCTTCAGGATTTCAGTCTTCCAAAGgtgaaaatattcagttttttacTTACTTAAAGCTTCTTTTAAGCTTCTTAATGTCCTGAAAAGATGAACATATCCAGTAtttgacatactgtattttagtggcctgaaaaagtgaaaatatccaTTACTTCACTTATGCGTTTGAGGCCATAAGGAATATTAAGGTTAAATTATCTTGTCACCCCTCCATTATATCTTGGGACCTCTTGGTAGGGTGCCGCCCCCAGGTTGGGAAACGCTGGGCTGGagtaatatttaaaatacatcTTCATCATTCATTGATTTAATTGTGTGGCTACTGAGTCGCAGTAAACATCACTGACCCTGTCAATGAGCGCTCTGACCGTGTCACCCGTCAGTGAGTCTCCAGGTAATGGCCACTCCTCCACCTTCAACATAGGCACACTGTGACACATGGACGCCATCTGCTTACtgacaacacacagacagacaaaaacatctaTGAGACAAGTTCAACAGTAACAGTGTTTGACGTTAAAGCTTCTCTCCTCCGGTCAGTGGGGAGTTTCTGGGTTTGTGGCACCAAACCTAATGAACCCGTCCAGCTGGAGGTGTTCATAGTTCACTTGTAATTGTCACAGAGCTGCAGACACCAACACATAAATCATTTAAAGGCTCAGCAGGAGATGGCTACTATCTGCTGTTTAAGCAATTACGCAAAGGGTAAACAACAATTTAGGTAATTGAAATGAAGTGATGACAATGAATGTTAATACTGCCTTTTCAACGTGAGTGAGATTTGTAAAAATAACCAtgacatttttgaaataaatatacCATCATTAACATCAATTCAACTCCACTGCTACATCTTACGAAATAAAAATTCTCATCATAGTTACAGTATCCCAACCTATCGAACCTCAAGATTTCAGAGATACTTCATCATCATTGGCTGCTGTGGGACCCCTGTTGTTGGGTGGATTTCTAGCCAATAGAAATCATGGAGCAAgtcaaaaaccaaaacatagCCCCCCCCTTACTCCAGGCACGCCACTCTGACCTCCTACTAGGGCTCAGTATTAAATATGCAGCTGACTTCATCTATCATTTATCTACTTACTAGACAGTGTTGAGGTGAATGTTTGGGCCCAGTGGGAAGGCATGTGGGGCAGAGGGAGGGAAGTCACACAGAGCTTGTATACCATGATCTTTATTGACCCCTCAAAAGCATTTGATACTGTCGATAATAACATCCTGATGATCTGGGCACATCTTACAGGGAGAAGTCAGACTGGTGCTGAATAAAAGGGGTTCCCCAGGGGTCTTTTCTTGGTCCATTACTATTTGcattacatgtaaaaaaaaaaaaaaaaaaacgttattCTTCCTAAACAGTATGTCAATGtccatttttatgcagatgatacaatATTATATGCCTGTAACTTCACTCCGACCCAGACTCTTCTTCAGCTTGCCTTATAATGCTTTACAATAGTCACTTCTTCATAGGGGTGTGGGCAAGATTAAATTGTGACGATATTTCTCGTCAGGTAAAAAATTGTCTCGCAAGACAAATTATTTTAGGGATTGTACAGCTCTAAAGTGGGGGAAGCCAATATTTCAATTATTTTAGGGATTGTACAGCTCTAAAGGGGGAAAAGTATTCAATATTTCAATTATTTTAGGGACTGTAAAGCTCTAAAAGggtaaaattatttaatattttacttgttttaggGATTGTACAGCTCTAAATGAGGGAAGTATTCAATATTTCACTTATTTTAGGGATTTTGCAGCTCTAAAGGGGAAAAGTAttcaaaagttttattttgtgagGTTTGCGGTTTATGGTTTAAAAGAGGGTTAGGATTCATGTACCTGGGTCTGGGACGGGCCAGGATGGCACGGTACAGCAGGCTGAAGGGCAGTGAGCGGGTTCGGCCCACAGACAGTATGATGGGGTGCAATGCGGTCAGGACATAGCCTTGCGTGTAGTAGGGCTGCAGGGCTTGAGGCAGCTCGGAAAGTGAAGCCACATACTGCACTGTCGGACGGCTACCTGCATGGACGGAGACATGATTGGGAGGAAACAGAAAAAGGACAATGTATTCAAGCTGGTTTATAAAAGGTTACTGTCACAAGCGCTTCAGACTATGCCCCCCATTCAATCTAATCATAGAAAAGCTTTAGCTTCTCAGTTCTGAGACCTTTTGTAGCAGAAGCTTAATGCTCTGTCATGTGATCAGCTATACTGACATAAAATAAACGATTACAGGGAAATTGATTTTCacgttaagactacacttcacaACAAGTACCCAACATATTAACAGATTATACGGCCTATACTTATATCTTACTTGTACTTATACCTGAACTGTATGTTTTGCCAACCGGAACTGCTGCTCACGTTCATACTGTATCTTAGCGTATTTATATCTATAAAACATGCACATTACTACTACCTTTTGCACTTCTACTCAGTTGCTAAACTGCATTTCATGATCTCAGTATGTGTAATGAATTTAATCTAATCTCTGAGTCTTTCGTTATTTCAACTGTCAGCCTGGGATTGCAGTATGGTGGCATTATGCATTCATGGAAAACCAGAAGGAACCTGCAAATGTAGGCCTTTTTCTTAaatcagaggttttcaaagcATTCAGGGATTCTCTAAAAAACTGTATGACTATCGGATCAGTTGAAAGAAGTATGCGCTCACGAATCCATCTCTCATTTCTGGTCAAATGTTATAAATTTTCTCACCagtaaggtaaaaaaaaaaaaaaaaaaaaaaaaaaaaaaaagagtacagTCAGTGTTGAGGAGCTGTTTGTGTGCTGGTGGAgtcttgtgttgtttttcttgtaaaACCCTGGCTGGAAATCCCTGTGACCATCACCATACTTCCTGTGTCCACAAAGAgtggctgttcacagagtgggcttgccccccccccccccccccccccNNNNNNNNNNNNNNNNNNNNGGGGggcctgcccccccccccccccacacacacacacacacttcacattttaaacacaaaattgtGCAGTTTGGATGCAGCAAGCTTGAGATGAAGAAATATTGGGTGCAagacagggaaagagaaaaattGTGAGcacgtgtgagtgtgtgtgagagagtttttgtgtgcgtgtgaaaGAGAGGGAGCATTCCTCACTACAACCCCCCACATTCTCACGAACAGCCCAGAGATCGGGGTGACCAGTCCACAGCTGAGATCACTGCAGCCTCTGAATGGGCTGTCTGGCTGGCTCCATTACGAGACTAAAGACCACCAGAAAACCTCAATGAAACCAGTAAAGCAGGGGCCGGGCACAGCCACAGTTTACTGGCATTCCTGTGGCTGTAAACCCCACTCCAAGCACTCATAAGGCTCATATGTTTGCAGCTGGTGGACGAAGTTGATGCTTCACTGTGGACTTTTTCGGATaccttcctttacttttgaggACAAAACAGAGGCATTCATGTCTGGATGTCTGGTCACACCGAGAATACAGGCAACCATGCCGTAGTTAATGGCTCCCAGAAGGACCATGATGTCATGCATACACACCTCTTACCAAGGCTTTTGTTGCTCTTCTCCTCCCTTGCTTTGAGTCCTCACACCCCCTCCCATCCTGCTGCCACTCGCCCTGTCAACCCGCACACTGAGGCCTCTGTTCAGTGCTGTGTGGGAGAAAaaacgaggaggaggagacgaagaagagaggaaaagcaaagagggtaaaaaaaagaaaaaggggggAATAGAAGTATCGAGGTGGGAACTGGCAGGATGAGGAGGGGGTTTAGGGAACAACTGAGGGCACGGAGAGGAGTTGACAGAGCTGAGAAAATGTGAAGGAGGGAGGATGAAGCCAAACGGGTTACAAGATGAGTTTTATGAGTGCCACATGTGAATGGGAGAGCTGGAGAAGGTGTGAAAAGGAAAAAGCTGCCTGGCAACAAGAAGCAAAGGGAAATGAGTAACAAGCGGCTCTGTGAagctgtgctttgagctaaacgcTAGCGTCAACatactcacaatgacaatgctagcatgctgatgtttttttgttttgttttttaaattatgatcTCCGTGATGCGGTAAATGCGGACTGAATCACAGagttttataataaaaacagaatcagCTATAAAACGCGGAATCTGCCAAAGGTGGATCCAATTTAGAAAAATCAGGGATTTCCGTAGCATTAAAAGAgtctttttcacagcacttGAGCCAACCGAACAGAAAAACTATACTGCTATGATTTGGAGTCATTTGCGTGTCATTTACGAACACCCCGCTTCTCTCTGTGCTAATATCTCCTCTCACtttctggagctggtgtgctggctctgggaatgtctcctcctctttgcatgttagcttcacagcagcaactatagcgacagtttgctaacctccaacttagctaatgttagctacacTACTGGCTGTGTCACCGTTCTCTGGATCTTGTACTCCCCCTTTAAGTGTTGGCAAAATAGCAATAATGCCTCCATCACTGGCAatacacattttattaacatacCGCTCCAAATCCATCGTAAAACTAGTTTCAtctatataaataatatgttgACATGGCTGGCAGTAGGCTTAACTCTGCATGAACATTctgtttacattcataattAGTTTTATTTAGAGATAAACAATAatgtattggacaaattaaaattttttcaGCTTTTAACAACCTTTTCTCTGAAAACAACACTATAAgagcaaaacagtaaagttgcagctGGACAGATTAAATATGAGCTAAAACTATGAAGCTTTGTAAAGccaaggggagctgcagattcaacTGGTAACTCTCTGTAGGTTTATCACAACCAGAGacacctttctttctttcttctgttgATTTTACACCAGTATCATGAACATATCAAAGGAGCTGACCATAAGCGGAGGTAAAGTGGGAGAATGGTGGCGGCCAACCCAGGGCCCACACTGGTAGGGGGCCCACTACGTGGACTATGAAGTTTAGCTCAGCTGATTATAATGGACACGAACTAACAACGGAATATGACGATACGCTGTAGTGGgagaattcagcagctcttatcaaatgaaacatgGTTTCAATgataaaccaccacaagaatgacaattaccaacaaacacactaTGTTCTAAGGAGACATGTTTTAATacacataaatcataaagtaacatttgtatttcaaacaaatagcacattagcacattttaacaaaactcccttcacacTCATGCagcatgggaattctgagggaggGGCGTAGGCTGCGTGTGCGCAGCGGTTTATTTACGGCTTCCACTGGACGCctctcagaagcatttcagcagcgcagcgtgtagcctgccccacgttaatgacttgtttataattgtcctttttgtgcttcaactacattcttcaaagctctTGTTTCTCGTCTTAATGGGTGCATCTAGGAACTACtgcagggagcatttcagaataagagcgttttaccTGCCAGACTTTGCAGACacgtttagattttgttgatttggtgattagtgcttgctttttgtgcttctactatgattaaacAGGCTACGtagtaaaaatatttgttttttgtttgatttaactgtgtttattgtttatttatgatCGGAAGTCTTTCATCTGCGCTGTGCTGCTTGTCGCTGGGACGCTTCCTGGTCCAGTCTATGGACGCACAATTTTTGCCACAAATTTTATGTCAATCCATCTAAAAGTTataaagatatttcagtctggaccaacgTGGTGGACTAACCAACCAACCCACAGATGTTTAGAGATTAGATTAGAGACGGTATTTAACCCACTAATGTGTTCATCTCAGATCATTAGCTCAGCACCATTATGCCAATCAAGACTCCTCTGGGGTCAGGCACAGACTGGAATCCAAGATAATTGATTACTGAGTGCGAGTTGCCAGGTTTATACTGCCTCGCGCCACCCTTCAAATCTCCTCTAAAATTAATataatactgactttaatctgaACTAATCCAACGTGGAGGCATTAGATTCCCAGATTAAGGAGAGATTACAAAAAATTGCACTCATCCTTGGAAATAATGAAGAGTACTGGCAGGGACATATCTTTTTACAATCAGGACAGTCAACCTAATAACGGGTTCGAAGGTGGCAGTTTGTCCCACATTTTCTTCAACCATCATTTCATTCATCCATCAGTTCATCCAACCAGTGATGAAATACACGTCACTTCAGGTTAAGCCATCTCTCCACCCGTAAATCCCTTTGTATCCTCCCATTTATTCATCTAGTCCTGACCTACCATCTCATTTCTCCTCATAGTCCACTTCAAGTCTTTGCGTGGTACTGCTACATGTGTAGGGAAGTGCAAGAGTGCAAGCCAAGGATATTTTTCTGTCAGGATGGCTTCTAGCCTCAGGCTGGCTTCATATAGTAAGGTGTTTATCACAGGAGATTTTGTTTTATCTGTCTTAATGGGAGGgtgctttttttcccttcagaGAAATTTCACTTTTagacaaaacattatttatccCAGGAGCAGGAGTTGCTGCAAAAAGTGGGAAagtgcaaaaataaaaagtgcaagGTatccaaaatccacaaaatGCGGTAGAGCTATATGACGTACAAACTGACACTGGCACTGTGAGCCGgcttatttttaaaaagggctAACAACAGTGGCTGTGAGTGAGGCTGCACAGCAGGGCTTTAAGCTATACAGTATGCTAAggacagcatgctaacatgcttgcAATGACAATGCTAAGATACTGATGCTAAGCAGGTATAATATAAaccattttcaccatcttaACTAAGCATTTTAACTTTATAGCATATGCTAATTAGCTCTTATTGAtttgaggctgatgggaatgtcatttgttttacaAGTAAAAGAAAACGTACATAACAAGTAACACATGTGACATGACGATGGCGCTGGATGAAAGGTCAAGGGACCACCAGACTTACGCCGGGAATCCACTGAATCCATCTACAGCACGTTAcagctgcgccacggttttgatgcgtccTCTGCCCGCCGTCAAAGTCCACAGCAAGCATCTCAGAAGCTTTCGGCAGCCTGCCCCACGCTATTGACTTGTTATTATTTAGTAATTTTTATGCTCCTGCTACCTttttcacagctctctgtgaccccgtttcgttccgtcaacttcaggctgttctgtgtctgacttcctgcctggttcgatctgctctgtgctgcttgacgcggctagTTGCGAAAATAGAgctgctacctattctctggGCCGCTTCTGAGACGCTTCTGAGATGCGTTGCGGTGGACTCATCGACTAAAATGGCCGCGATTAGCTCCGGCAACCGCGACACAGCTGTAAAGCGCCGTAgacggagtcagtggatttttaGGGGTTATAATTGATCCTGAAGGggacatgaatgtttgtactacacaatccatccaatagttgttgagacatttaactcaaaaccacaaatgtgaacctcaaggtggcgctagaggaaaggcCAGGGAATCACCGAAGTCAGcaggattcatcatctggggtAGACAAATGTCGGTCCAAAATTTCATCCTATAGTTGTCTTAATATTtagtctggatcaaagtggagGACCGACCTGCATGGCTAAAACTCTCCATCCacgctaaaagaaaacaaaatcagcTAAATCGCTCCTGCTTCATCCTATTCTGGTCAGCAAACACCACAACTGACCTCCGTCCTCGTCCCCACCTGCTCTCCATGCACTGAATGTGCAAGTTAAATGAGCTAATTGTTAATCAGTTAAAAAGTTATTCCTAAGCTGCTGACCTGagatcaaattattattttataaaaaaatatgtccCCCAAAAgatgaacaaacacaaaaacagcttaATGACAACACCTCTGTTGTGTGTCTACACCATCTACACCATAGCTGACTGCGTAGGCTAGGAGCTGTCATGTCAGTTATACTTATGCGTTGGTGTCTGTGTTGCTCTGTAATTACTCTCCCAAAACGCTAGTTGGCGGTGGGGTTCCTACATTCTactgtgttgagtttcttcttcttcgttggtgtAGGCTTCTTCAAACAATGGCGACTGAAATCATGTTGTTGGAGCTGATCCATGATGAAGAGCAGCTACTTTTGGTGAAATTACCGAAACGCAGAAACGAGAGGAGGCATCATAGGAGATGGTATGTAGGACTCCTGAACCGGTCAAGGCAGAAGAAGAACGACAAGCCGGAAATGTGATGCTACCAAACTGACCAACGATTTGATCTGCGTCGCTGCGAtctaaagcttgatttatactcctgcgtaaggccaggcatttatacttgtgtgtccgtcaatctgcaattacacccccaaacactagtcggcagtagcgctgcagcgtccactgtgttgactctTGCCGGCCGAGCATGCttacttccggtttagccctctgctaacgtgagggtaaaattgtatatgtgcggctggtgtagccttttcaaatgttatctaTATGGTATATATTGATCCACCatgttacagccgctgttttggccACTAGcaaaaaagttacttcaaagcaccggccacttcctgtcggctcggaggctacccagccaaccaatTACAGAGCTTACGGTCTGCGTCGACTCGACATGTAGTGTCATTTTTGAGGAGATGCACGTCAGGCTAGGGGGCTACGCAGATGCTACgtcgtcgatttgacgcagaagaaTAAATTGCAGTTAATATGTAGATTCGAcccagaagtataaattggcctttagAGGTTAAAGAGTAGGTTCCCTAACTATACTGACACACAGTCGCTGACCAGGCATTCATTAATGTTTTCCAAaagttagtttttatttttaaaaaaccctTGTGTTTAAAGATTGAGCCACTCTGGGCCACACTATCTGCAGTTTTTCCCACCTCAAAATTTTGCTTCTCGAGAACAAAAGACCAAAATGAAGGGGATCAGTGTGGACGCAGTCGGAGCAAAGAGTGACTTCAACTCAGAGAACACAGAGGGTGTTTACTGGACTGAGctttaaaaataagaaacacaATGCACAGATCAATGCCTTTAAAGAGCCCTTTAGTGTCCACATGATTTCTCGCTCTCACATGTGCCCCAGCTATCAGTAATGAGCTCGGGGAAAGTATGAGCCATTAGATGCTCTGATGTGCTGCCTCTGGCTCCAGGCCCAACGTCCAGTCTCCTCTCAGTCGGAGTAAAACGGGGCCAAGCTGACTGGGAGCACTGCTGTTACTGGGCACAGCAATGGGAGACACGCAGGGAtgctggtgtctgtgtgtgtgcacacgttACTGCACtgaagtgtgtgagagaggcaAATTAAAAATGAGAGTTGAACGTGtgacaggaactgtgtgtgtccCAAAAACACTTCATCTTTTCAAGGAGAAGCAAGGCCAGGGAGAGGCGGCGTGGAGATGATTTCCTATGATGGCACTGGAGTGCGCTTTCTTTGCAGGGATACAATAATTCTGCACAAATCAGTTTCTTGTTAGTCTAGTTCTTTAAATAAATCTCTGTATTTTCTGGTGGAAACCTGTACAAGCAAGTCTTATCTACAGTATCATAAGTTTATTAATGTACTGGCTTTCATCAGTATTaggcagaaaaacaaacttggGGCGTCAAAACGGTAGACCACAAACCAATGTGGTTTCTTCattaaggccccatccacactactctgttTTAGTTTAGCAAAAGTTCTCCattttaattcgaaaacgcagtaTTTTGATGGGGCCTAAGACATAAAGACCTGCTGTAAAACTCTGATGCAAAGTACAG is part of the Micropterus dolomieu isolate WLL.071019.BEF.003 ecotype Adirondacks linkage group LG07, ASM2129224v1, whole genome shotgun sequence genome and harbors:
- the rftn2 gene encoding raftlin-2 isoform X1, with amino-acid sequence MGCGLRKLEDPEDSSPGKIYSTLKRPQVESKTETVYEYVLLDFSLEGSRPTVQYVASLSELPQALQPYYTQGYVLTALHPIILSVGRTRSLPFSLLYRAILARPRPSNGPRKDPWGTPFIQHQSDFSLKQMASMCHSVPMLKVEEWPLPGDSLTGDTVRALIDRVNSSARGGVRFVGSVLQQTSGITNGRVHSPKRGCRSPPHTPPGTPPGDRELEENTYSPDLRLLVFFHSWAPGCAPLDSLACQYHQGALSMRVSRKGQVVSSLEADWLELTAAYYRKGWSLVDSFVYWDTPKGEPVPRSLEGLFVYEERSTCPPANDTIVVEQWTVIEGSNVKTDYGPLLHTLAEFGWLLTCVLPTPIIRHDSDGNLATKQVVFLQRPVRGQAAGQPSNQALSLHSAVSSRSVSRAISSPVPPEELSPTAAGGIAGFPVFGGGYPSAMSHLEEGGFEQEEGKAEVTCM
- the rftn2 gene encoding raftlin-2 isoform X2, which codes for MGCGLRKLEDPEDSSPGKIYSTLKRPQVESKTETVYEYVLLDFSLEGSRPTVQYVASLSELPQALQPYYTQGYVLTALHPIILSVGRTRSLPFSLLYRAILARPRPSKQMASMCHSVPMLKVEEWPLPGDSLTGDTVRALIDRVNSSARGGVRFVGSVLQQTSGITNGRVHSPKRGCRSPPHTPPGTPPGDRELEENTYSPDLRLLVFFHSWAPGCAPLDSLACQYHQGALSMRVSRKGQVVSSLEADWLELTAAYYRKGWSLVDSFVYWDTPKGEPVPRSLEGLFVYEERSTCPPANDTIVVEQWTVIEGSNVKTDYGPLLHTLAEFGWLLTCVLPTPIIRHDSDGNLATKQVVFLQRPVRGQAAGQPSNQALSLHSAVSSRSVSRAISSPVPPEELSPTAAGGIAGFPVFGGGYPSAMSHLEEGGFEQEEGKAEVTCM